aagaaaattgataagttaaaactctatattAAAACAATTGAAATTCACTGATGATTTTTCTGAAAATAAAGGGGGAAAAGCAGAAAAAAatgaaggaagaaaaattggggaaagaacggagaatgagagagagagagagaggggatgAGAAATAATTTTTTCCTTATTCAATTCATAATATAAATGGGTGCTCATTAAtattaatttgtatataattggtaatttGTATATGCTAATATAAttaagttaaaatttgattaggaaaagtaaataaattttatatgtaataTAGATAGGTAAAAAATTTATGTGGTCACATCCCTCGGTGATTAATTTGATGCTAGGAATTGGTCCATCTAAAccatatatttaaaaaaaagaaatgttTTACTCCATCTAAAAAAGACCCCGCTAGTTGTTAGCTAGTCGAtacattaaaaaataaataagtcCCGTTTGGCAGTAGATTTTGCcaaatttttttcaattttttttgacaaaatatgtttgtttatagattttattcatgttttggtaaatttttaaaacaaaatttccAAATCCCAAAACTAGCTATAGGCTTGTTTTTGGCCTAAAATATCAccgtttattttttttaataatttcaaaaattaccccaaacttttatattttataaaaaagtcCACCATCTATTATGACCCAACCCACCAGCTAATTACAATCATTTTCTTTTGGACTGGTGGATCTGGTAATATTATTGCAATTTGACGAATTATAGTGGCTAGTAATTGTGTTATTAACATTTGTATTAAAATGTCAGGTTATGATTTTAggatagtgtattatgtagttcattataaaaatgataattttgtgcCAAACATATCTATGTTTAGGACTATGGTTTGTGATAATATTAATGAATGGCACCGATGAAGGTTCTACGTATACAGGATTAGCTAGTTTATTTGTTTGGTATTGTTGactatttttgataatttttagaACTTATGAGTATAAGTCacatttcatgttttttcaaaaaaaagtgaTATATGTCCAAACAGATTTttatcttcaaatcaaacttcacacaaatcaaattttttaaaataaatttgaaaatctaTGGTAAAACGCTAACTAACAATATCTTTCTATGAAATCCACGTTCACATTGCTCAGTATACATTTCTGACCCCACCCGTTTCCTCTATACCGTAGAAAACAGAGGAATAAAACAAGAATTTATGTTTAAGTTTGTAAATCTGATTTTAAGCTGGGAATTAATACTATTGCAGGCAGGGGCGGATACATACCTTTACAAGCTTCACAAAAAAAAACACTAAATTTATGAATAAATGATAAATTAAAAACGAAATAACGGTAAAATATTATTACAGTGACACCATTTGAACAAGTGAAGTGCTCCAGTCCAATGGTAACATAGTTCATTATGCTAGTGTGTGTTGTGGGTTCGATTCTAAGCGTTTTGTTTAGTTTGGGCACattttttacttatttattaTAAGTTAAAGAGTCCTAATCCTAATGACATGTGATTCGTCCAGATATTTTCCtttaaaaaagtaagaaaaaaatgACAAATCACAATAGTGGCTCTAAAAAAAAGtttattattaaggataaaatatttaaaatctaaAATCTATTTAAAAAGAAATTCTTAATGATATTCTACTTGTTTTACAAGTCATAACGTTTCTCGGGGACATAGTTTATTCTCCGAGTTTGGTGTTATGGTAAAAAAAATAATcatttgtttactttttttttttaagtgtAACACCACTTACGCAAAATACCATTGATTGCAGGGAGATTGGATTCCAACACCAGACAAACTGGAGAAATCCTCGTCAATGGTCGGAGGCAAGCTCTTGCTTTTGGCACATCGGTAAGGAGAACTAATAACTCACCTCTTTCTTGTCGAGTTTAACTTCTATATAATGTGTAAAACAGAGTTTAACACTTTAACTTAGTATTTTTAGGAATATAGCATGTTAAAACTATGATATATTTTATAGGCTTGTTTAGTGACTAATTAAATGACatccttttatttatatttttctttttcaaaaggcTTATGTGACACAAGATGATACCCTGATGACAACACTAACAGTGAGAGAAGCAATATATTATTCAGCACAACTCCAATTACCAGATTCAATGTCAAGATCCGAGAAGAAAGAAAGAGCTGAAGCAACAATCAGAGAAATGGGTTTACAAGATGCAATGAATACTAGAATTGGAGGGTGGAGTGTAAAAGGATTAAGTGGTGgacaaaaaagaagagttagtATTTGCATTGAAATACTAACACGTCCAAAGCTTCTTTTCCTTGACGAGCCAACTAGTGGACTTGATAGTGCAGCATCTTACCATGTTATGAATCGAATAGTTCAATTGGCTAAACAAGATGGAAGAACTGTTGTTGCTTCTATTCATCAACCAAGTAGTGAAGTTTTTGAGCTTTTCCACAATCTTTGCCTTCTCTCCTCTGGTAGGACTGTCTACTTTGGTTCCATTTCTGCAGCAAATGAGGTATTATAACACTATAGTCACAGGAGTTTAACTTCTATATAGTACAaaagattatttttttaaaacattatCATGGTTCATAATAAGTGAAATTAATCACCTGAAAATAAAACAGACAACTTACTATAACAGGTTAAATTACACTGATAAATCAGTCGATATAAGTTAAATCTATAACAATGATGTCACTCAATATTATGAAAAGTCTAAAATTAGTTGATGATGAATCTttaatactaatattttttcagttttttgcGTTGAATGGCTTCCCGTGTACAACTATGAGGAATCCTTCTGATCACTACCTAAGGACAATCAACAAGGACTTTGATGCTGTAAGTATATTCCCATCTTCTTCATTTAAAATCTATTTATTTGCAGAAAAATAATTTGTTGAAATCAACATGTGCAGTATAATGTTGTACATAAGCAATGGTAGTTGTACATAATTAATTAGTATAAGTTTAGTACTAATAGATAGTTATATGTATTGTTAGAAGAAGTTCGAGTAGGGGGTATATATTTAAAGGGTTACACATGTGTAAAGATAGATGAAATAATAGAGTCAAAATTTCCAGAACTTTCTTCTCTCTCTGTTCTCTCATTCTTAGCTCGAAGAGCAGATGAACACCCGtttcgatacgagtccaaccatataaaaattatcaaattccgacatcggattgaccttcaaatcttcattttatatttttggaagattttataaaaatctgatttttcttccataaattcatggattcatgatgtaaatgaatatggaatcatgaaatataatcaatataggataaggaacacttaccacaatattttttcatgaaaatcgcccaaaaatcgcctaaaccgagctccataaactcaaaaatgagtaaaaatggcaagaACCCCGTTTTATAGACCCTTAGATGTTTCGGGcatcacaggtagcgtggggcgctgcctgtggcgcagttTCCAGTATCCCAaaattcccagcgccagggctagcgccccacgctaccctgggcgctcgcgGCGACGAAAAATCATTCTTGAaatgaaaaattagcattttcatatggaattgattcctatacctcgtgttgattgtatcgaattattttgactaagattcgaggcgttcggaggccgaatcacgaggaaaaggtttattggaataaagaatttgcttggattgaggtaagtaactcttctaatcttggagttgagggtatgaaccctgaatatatgtattttgtgaattgttgggaggtgacgcacatgttaggtgacgggcgtgtgggcgtgcactatagaaattatgacataattatttatgtggaatgttatagttaaataaccttggtattttccatgcggttttatgtgttaaagaaattgagctgaaaagcatattacaaatcatgttgaggctatgtgccagtattattgggacccacagaggtcatattgctgtgaattattgtgttaaattgaaaattcatactcagtcatattcatttcattgcatatcataactcagttttatgactctattttgatgcataaaaatgctttgggccgaatgccctgtttaactgagatgcccgagtggcttgagaggtttatgactgagtgaggccgagggcctgatttatgttgcatatttatgggatcgggctgcacgccgcagcatgttgcatatttatgggatcgggctgcacgccgcagcatgtttgttatcggctgagggcctgattggtgaggatgagtgtggatcggggctgcccgcctgcagcatacctgagtgagtccgagggcctgaattgtgaggatgagtgtggatcggggctgcccgcctgcagcatactttattattatcgcacgtgagttgtccgtgcagattatagcgcttgggatgaaggatcccctccggagtctgtacacacccccagtgagcgc
This DNA window, taken from Nicotiana tabacum cultivar K326 chromosome 4, ASM71507v2, whole genome shotgun sequence, encodes the following:
- the LOC107767441 gene encoding ABC transporter G family member 1-like isoform X2 — its product is MELQDNVPRWTPSPNRSPHRRQESETDNESVTYSQDDIPFNNNNPTKNFPFSNSPPPHIATIEAPSLRVDSEIKRFLEMEKYEAPPIFREEIKGNSTTTGFAYEVVPFNTGGGNEGIYLTWKDLWVTVPDKKTGRRAILQGLTGYVQPGQVLAIMGPSGCGKSTLLDTLAGRLDSNTRQTGEILVNGRRQALAFGTSAYVTQDDTLMTTLTVREAIYYSAQLQLPDSMSRSEKKERAEATIREMGLQDAMNTRIGGWSVKGLSGGQKRRVSICIEILTRPKLLFLDEPTSGLDSAASYHVMNRIVQLAKQDGRTVVASIHQPSSEVFELFHNLCLLSSGRTVYFGSISAANEFFALNGFPCTTMRNPSDHYLRTINKDFDAMLAVVVAVLDGCGT
- the LOC107767441 gene encoding ABC transporter G family member 1-like isoform X1 is translated as MELQDNVPRWTPSPNRSPHRRQESETDNESVTYSQDDIPFNNNNPTKNFPFSNSPPPHIATIEAPSLRVDSEIKRFLEMEKYEAPPIFREEIKGNSTTTGFAYEVVPFNTGGGNEGIYLTWKDLWVTVPDKKTGRRAILQGLTGYVQPGQVLAIMGPSGCGKSTLLDTLAGRLDSNTRQTGEILVNGRRQALAFGTSAYVTQDDTLMTTLTVREAIYYSAQLQLPDSMSRSEKKERAEATIREMGLQDAMNTRIGGWSVKGLSGGQKRRVSICIEILTRPKLLFLDEPTSGLDSAASYHVMNRIVQLAKQDGRTVVASIHQPSSEVFELFHNLCLLSSGRTVYFGSISAANEFFALNGFPCTTMRNPSDHYLRTINKDFDAIRGVRRPNHEEKVYWNKEFAWIEMLAVVVAVLDGCGT